A region of the Kribbella sp. NBC_01245 genome:
CCCCCGCGGCCCATTGTGGCCACGGTGGCCTGTCCACGCCAGACCTGGAGGCCCGGAAGGGGGAGAGATTTGGCGAACGGCGCCCAGTGGTTCCGGTGACTCCAGGACTACTTGGCGTAGGCCAGGGTGCCGAAGCCGGTTTGGTCGAAGCCGCCGCTGGTCGATCCGTAGTCGCCGCCGCCTCCCTCCGGGCGGACCTGCGCTGCCATTGCGGAGATGTAGGGCACGGAGAGGGACTTCCGGCGCGTGTAGTGGAAATGCAGGATCTCCCACACCGGCCGGAGCTGGCCGCGACCCGCGCTGGAGATCACCGTGTGCTCGTTATACGCGCAGTTCTGGCCGTTGCCCCAGGTGTACTTGGTGAACGGAACGTCCTGGCCGAGGTTGTACTTCGCGACGTACTGCGCGGCCTTCATGAACCGGTTGCCGTCGTAGCCGTAGAGGTCTTCGCCCTGGTTCCACGCCATCTCGCAGAAGGCACCCATCTGCCCGATGCCCATCACGGTGTGGCCCTGGTCGCGCCCGGCCTCCTGCCACTGTGCGAGCCCCTGGTCGCCGTACACGAACGGGATCGCGTGCCGGATCGAGCCGTTGCCGGCGCCGGTCTTGAAGTAGTTCACCGCCTGGTCGTACTTCGCGGCATCGTCGCACAGGATCCCGATCGCGAGGATCGAGTTCATGGTGCACAGGTCCCAGTTGGCCCAGTAGTTGGTGATGCAGGCGTCGTTGTGGTTGAGCAGGAACTGGTTGTTCAACGGGTAGAAGACGTTGAGCAGCATCGTCTTGAACCGGGCCAGGTCGAAGCCCGGGTAGCCGCGCATCAGTTCGGCGACATTGGCGAACTGGTAGCCGTAGAGGCCGGCCGCCAGGAACCGGTCTGCGTTACCTGTCACCGTCGTGAGCGTGGCGGACCATGCGTTGAGGATGTCGCGCGCGCAGTCACCGTGCGCGCTCGAGCCCTGGACCGACCAGCGCAGGGCGTTCTGGTAGGCGGCGTGGATGTCGTTGTAGAGGATGCCGTAGTTCTGACCGGTGCCGCCGCGGATGATGGTGGCCTGCGGGTTCGGCCGCCAGGTCGATTGGGCGTGAGAGTTGGCCGTCAGGCGGTTCCACCCGGCCAGCCATGGGTCGTTGCCCGCGGCAACCCGCACCTTGGCCCGGTTGAGGTCACCCCAGTTGTGCAGGCCACCCGGGTGGGTGAACGTGGCCGGTGCCGCGTCCGCTCGCCGGTCGAGCGAGACGGCGCCGGCACCGGCCGCCATACCAGCGACGGTCACGCCGGCGGCAGCCTTGAGAATCGTGCGTCGATTGATCTCCTTCATACG
Encoded here:
- a CDS encoding alginate lyase family protein; amino-acid sequence: MKEINRRTILKAAAGVTVAGMAAGAGAVSLDRRADAAPATFTHPGGLHNWGDLNRAKVRVAAGNDPWLAGWNRLTANSHAQSTWRPNPQATIIRGGTGQNYGILYNDIHAAYQNALRWSVQGSSAHGDCARDILNAWSATLTTVTGNADRFLAAGLYGYQFANVAELMRGYPGFDLARFKTMLLNVFYPLNNQFLLNHNDACITNYWANWDLCTMNSILAIGILCDDAAKYDQAVNYFKTGAGNGSIRHAIPFVYGDQGLAQWQEAGRDQGHTVMGIGQMGAFCEMAWNQGEDLYGYDGNRFMKAAQYVAKYNLGQDVPFTKYTWGNGQNCAYNEHTVISSAGRGQLRPVWEILHFHYTRRKSLSVPYISAMAAQVRPEGGGGDYGSTSGGFDQTGFGTLAYAK